CCGGCGTGGACACCGGAGCCGGGGCCGGAGCCGGGCGTGGGGCGGGTGCAGGCGCCGGCGCAGCAGCCGTCTGGACCGCCACCGGCGCCGGGGCCGGCGCAGCGACCGGCGCCGCCTTCGTCGTCATGAAGTTGACGGTGACGAAGATGCTGCCGTCGGCGGCATGGACGACGCCGATGCCCACCGAGTCGAAGGCTCCGTCGACCATGTTCTCGTAGTGACGAGGACTGGCGACGAAGGCGTCGTGAAGACCCTGCACGTCCATGCCGACGCCCACGTTCTCGCCCAGGCGGGCCCAGTCCGACGGACCCTGGGCCGCCAGCGACGGGTTGTGGGAGATCCTGCCCGCTGCCGCCATCGAGGCGGACCAGTCCCGGGCGACCGCGGTCAGCTGGCTGTTGGTGCGCAGCGACCCGATGCCCTTCGACACCCGCAGGTCGTTGAGCTTCACCAAGAAGCCGGCCTCGTCGCCCGCCTCGTCGGCCGATGCGGAATGGGCGAAGACCACCGACATCGAGAGGAGGGCCACGACCAGAACACCGAGAACCTTGCGCACGTCCGCCATTGCGATTGCCTCCGGGCGTCTCCGCCGATCGGCCCACGTGGAGGCAGCGCCCCCGTTCGGTAGCCCGGCTGCCTTGCGAGCGGTGAAGCTCCGTCAGGTCCGTGGCTTTGCGTCACCGGGTTTCCCCGGCTTTGCCGTTTCGTGGGTATCTCTGTGTAGGAGTGTCGGCACGACGGTGCGCCCACTTCAGGGGGCATTCCGGACAATTGGCCCGACGGCTCGAGATGTCCCGGGGCGGGCCGCCTGGCCGGCGGTGCCGCCCGGAGCAGCACGTTCGGGCGTCTTCGCGCTGCGCGACCGGCAGTCTCCCTAGCCGGCGTCGTCCTCGAGCGGGAGATGCAACCACGCCACCATGGCGCGCAGTGTCCCGTACGCGGCCAGCCGGGCTTCGTCGGTTCCCGCCCGCTCCGCTTCGTCGCACGCGTGCCACATGCGGTTCACCACGGACGGGCCGGCGGCCAGCAGTCCCTCGGATCCGGCGGACGCCCAGCGGGCCAGCACGTAGCGCACCACGGCCCCGACCGGGACGCCGATGGCATCCGCCAGGCCGGCGACCGTGGCCAGCGGGTCGACCTTGCCGTACAGGGCGATGTCGGCCTTGAGGTTGGCGTCGGGGTCGTCGTCGCTCCACGGGCCCGTCCACGGCACCAGCCGCACCTCGGGGCCGTCGCTCATCGTCTGCGGCCCCTCATTCGCGCCATGGTCGGCGGCCGCCGACGAACGGCCGTTCGGTCAATCGGCGCTGACGGTCGCTCATGGCGCGGGCGGCGGACGGAGGCACCGGCTCGTACGGCGCCCACGTCGACGAGCCGGGCGAGTACTTGTAGAGCAGGACCCGACGGTCGCCGTGGCCTCGCCACGGCAGGGTGCAATGGACGAGGGCCTCGGTGAAGACCAGCAGCGAGCCGGCCGGCTGCGGCACCTCCTCGACGAGGGACTCGGCGCCCGCCGGCAACGGCTCCTCGGCGCGGTGGCTCCCGGGGATGCAACCGAACCCTCCCGCTCCGGGAACGCCGTCGGTGAGCGCCCAAGAGAAGCTGAGCAGCCCAGAGCGGACGGCCCCGCCCCTGTGGACGTAGTACTGAGCCGGGTCGAACGGCCACGCCGGCCCGTGCAGGCCGAGGCCGCTGGTCCCCGCGGCCATGACGATGCCGTAGGCATGGTCCAGGCGGGCGTAGGAGCCGATGAAGGAGTCGAGCACGGCGAGGCTCAGCGGGTGGTCGAGAAGGTCGCGGAACCCCTGGTGCCAGGCCAGCAGCTCCCCGTGCCAGCCGAAGCGCTGTGACTCGACAGTGGGTCCCGCCGGGGGCAGGC
The Acidimicrobiales bacterium genome window above contains:
- a CDS encoding DUF6027 family protein, which encodes MSDGPEVRLVPWTGPWSDDDPDANLKADIALYGKVDPLATVAGLADAIGVPVGAVVRYVLARWASAGSEGLLAAGPSVVNRMWHACDEAERAGTDEARLAAYGTLRAMVAWLHLPLEDDAG
- a CDS encoding CAP domain-containing protein — encoded protein: MADVRKVLGVLVVALLSMSVVFAHSASADEAGDEAGFLVKLNDLRVSKGIGSLRTNSQLTAVARDWSASMAAAGRISHNPSLAAQGPSDWARLGENVGVGMDVQGLHDAFVASPRHYENMVDGAFDSVGIGVVHAADGSIFVTVNFMTTKAAPVAAPAPAPVAVQTAAAPAPAPAPRPAPAPAPVSTPAPVAVAAIAPAPAPTEPVAAVPAPAPAPEAVTAAPIAVPVTAAARRTAMVTMQNTAGGSPSSAVVLVGVGLVLTIAASALVIPRQTVKAPALARR
- a CDS encoding phytanoyl-CoA dioxygenase family protein, giving the protein MRSLSPLDRYRFDARGYVLFENVLSPQEVDALEAAVAGRRLPPAGPTVESQRFGWHGELLAWHQGFRDLLDHPLSLAVLDSFIGSYARLDHAYGIVMAAGTSGLGLHGPAWPFDPAQYYVHRGGAVRSGLLSFSWALTDGVPGAGGFGCIPGSHRAEEPLPAGAESLVEEVPQPAGSLLVFTEALVHCTLPWRGHGDRRVLLYKYSPGSSTWAPYEPVPPSAARAMSDRQRRLTERPFVGGRRPWRE